Below is a window of Candidozyma auris chromosome 3, complete sequence DNA.
TCGTCTATCAGCAGATATAGCGAGCTTTGGAACTGGATAGTATATTGTGCAAAACCCTCGTTGACAAAGTATCGAAGCACTGGTTCCTTGAGGGTGGCATACTCTTTTTTCATGAGCAATACAAACTCTCGTTGTGACTGGACATCGAGAGTTGACAACGCTGACAACAAGCGTCGTGTATTGTCGACGCCTTCATTGGCAAACGCGATGGCGAATTGGTATTGAAGCTTCAATTTCAGGCGGTCTGAAGGGACTGTTAAAAGGGCCGACACAAGCTCATTATCAGAAATTGGAGCTTTTTTCTCGAGCTTAGCTAGCATCGACACAAAAGCCTTCGGCAGCAATTTCTTGCCAAGCGACACTTGCACGAGCTTTTCCACTGTTTGTTCGGAGGCCATGGGTGCTTGCTCACGAGTAGCTCGGTGAGAAGAATACTTGATGCGGGCCGAAAGCGCACATACAGAATAGGGCGTTTGAGGAAAAGTATATTTGGGGCCAATGTCTACTATATATATACACCGAAGAAACGCCGAGATCGAATACCTAGTAATGCAATGAAATCAAGTAAAACGTAGTTAAATTTCTGTTTTCAGTTCAGAATTTTCCAGGCTCACTTAACGAGATGCCACATCCACTGGACCCCGTCTGCACTGGAGACGTCCAAATCGAGCGGTAGACGTCAGACAGAGCCAAAGGCACAGGGCTCGAACCAAGATGCAAGCTGTCAGGTTCAGAGCCGAATTGCAGCTTCGCCAAATTGGAAAGCAAAACCAGTTCGCTAATATTAGTGTTTGGCTCAGTGTAAGCCGGGTGGCTCACGCAAGGGTGACCTGGAGTCAGAATTTTCGTAGATGTGCTCTGCTGAGAAAGTAGCGAGTTCGTCGACGACGACGAGTCGCTGTTGTAGAGCTGTTTAGACGGGGTCGTGAACATGTTGGACGAAAACGGTCTGCCGGTGCTGCTGGTGTTCTTGTGCTTCGTATCCGCATCCTTGCTGCCGTTCACATACCACTGGCTCATATGCTCCAAGTTCAGATACATTAGCGAGATTCGAGGAGATTGAGTGGTACTGTTGTGATACCCGTTTATGTCTTTCGTGTGATCGAAGCTGGAGAGGCCCGTATTGTTGTCGCCATGTAGTGGAGGTAGGTACTGGTTCTGCTTGATGGCAGCTGCTGCCGCCACCGCAGTCAACGCAAACTGCTGATTGTGGTTTTTCTGGCTCTGATGATATGAACTGCTTTGGATCCATTTCCTGTTTTTCTGATGGCCTTGGTAGGGGTGATTTTGGCTGAGGGACAAGCTTTGGGCTCGTAGTTTCTCTATGAGCTCAATTTGCTCGCTGAAGGGCTCCAGCGGTGGTATTCTGCGCATTTGCGTTGCTACGTGAAGCAGCAGGATTGTTGGTTAGGCGACTCCAAACTTCGACCTCAAAATGTATGGTGTCGTTGCTGATGGAGAGAACCCGAGACAATTTGACGCACCAACGTCTTGGAGTGTCTGCCTCTGTGCAAgctggctgcgaaaacaaCTAAAGTTTGCTACAGAATAAATGCACGGTTTTTGTTTATTGTGAAATGTAAGCTGACTTAACCTTGTCGAATGTGTACCTTTCTCCGTGGGTCTGCTATCTAGTTCCCGGCACTCAACTGCCACGCTGGCACTCCAACGTTCTCGATCGActtgttcaccaaatcGTCGTCGTTACCCTCCTTCAACGCCAGCTGCTGCCACGCTGAAGGCAGCAGTTCGTCTTTACTCTCGCTCTCGATCTCTGCCTGTTTAgcctcttcttgtttccCTCTTGCCTCTTCctgtctttttctttcagcctcttcctcagcttGCTTGTGCTTGAGCTGCCATTCGGGTATACCCGCTGCGAAAATGTTTCCTGGTGTTGACGGTCTAGTCTCTTTGATCTGAGCATTGGTTTGACCTGGCGAAGTCACACTGCTGGTCTCGCCGCTACCTGGCTGGGATGCTGTGTTGCTCGTGTTTGCGGTGGCGGTGGCTGCAGAGTTAGCATTTGTTGCGCTCTTGGCCTTGGCTCTTTTCAAGATTTCAGACGCTGATGGGATCGATGAAACTGGCGCCACTTTGCGGGGCCCACTGTGCTCCGAGGTGCTGTTGGCTTCGCTACGGGCCTTaatcaaatttttcaacgaACCCAATTCCTCTGTAATCTCTCCAAGCTCATCCTGGATATTGTCCTTCGTCAACTTCatattcttctccacgCTATTCTTCAAGCTGTCCACCTCTAGCTTCATTAACCGCAAGTCGTCGTCaaacttcaacttgtccttgttgtaCTTCGATAAGAAGTCGTTTATATTGTCAATCACCACGTCAATCTCCTTGAGCTTACTTTCGTTCGCTTCTTTAATCTCCTTCTGCTCCTCACTCATCTGCTCAAGCACTTTATCGATCTTCATAAACTCCTCGTCAATCGTCTCCTTATCTGCGTCGATTCTGCTCTGCGATGGCGGGATAATGCTAGGGATCAAGTAACGTGACACCACCTGGTACAAGCCGTAAGTTACGCCTGCTGTGGCCGTGGCCATGATAAAGTAATCTTTCCATGACCTCTCGGGGGGCTGCGGAGCCATTCCGTAATAATCATATGGAACTGGGGGAGGTGCTTGTGGCTGTGACGCTGATGGCGTGAGggtcgaggaagaagaaggagtgGAGGCGTTTGACTGTGAAGTGGACGTCCCGTTGGCTCTGTtgagagcttcttcgatttcTTGCTCGTTGAGCCCCTTAGTTTCCAAGAACTCgacttttttgttgagtGGCGACAGCGCCACATTGGGATCCTTGAGGAAGCTGACAGCGCTGTTTATCAAATCCTCATTCATCCTACTCAAGGAAAAAGTGGTATTGGTGATGGATTTCAAACTTACCCCAGTTCAACTATGCGTATACCGAGGTTTGAATCGTCGACACCCGTACCCCCCTAGCCTCAGGTTTGGGGGACCCCACTCAAAATCATCCGTGATGTGGTCGGCTACCTCGATCTGTAGAAGTCATGTGACCTTAGCAAGGTGAAAGTTGGTCTTGTCCTTCTTTATTAATATACATGTTTTTGCTTAGTAGCATCGGGAGCATCACAAAaacttgagaagctcttcataTATACACCAGCTGATGCCTGCGCTGAGGCCCTTGCGGCCAAGTCGGAGAGAGAGACCGTTAAAGAGGTTCTTCACTCCACCAGGTTCCAGAATAATTTGCTTTGTTGCTGTCCATATAGTGGGTGGCCTTCCCATACTCACAATGAGCTGTAGTCTTGTCTTGATGGCATCGAAAGGAGCAGTTATGGTGGTTGCAACCGACGCTGCCAACACCGCAGACAGAGAATTCGTCACACTCGCGAGGTAGTTATCGTGAatgcttcttctgaaaGGCACCAAAAGCGAGGGAATAACATCGTTCTTAAAACTTTCATAAAAGAGAACGTATAAACCTGCGTAAGGGCAATCCCTGGCCAACGTGGCAGCAGTacctttgaagaagttcttgaacGACCCCTTTGGTCCGCCGCCTTCGTTATATATCCCTTCGAAGCCCTCATACATGGAATTGTAATTGTATAAGTTCGACTCGAACCGGGTTTTTATAATTGTGATCGGCATGGTGATCACACCCACGGCAGCTCTCACGACAAAGCCAGTGGCCAAATTTTCAGCATGAGAAAGTTTTGGCAACACACTCGAGCTCGATTTCTCGctcaccttcttcaagcttgcAATGTATGTTCTTGTCTGCGAGAGAATGGTGAAGTATAACCCGGCTCCGACCGATGTCCGCAATGTCGAAGGCAAAACTCCTCTCCAGAGATCTCTAATATTGgccaattttttcaactccTTGGTGATAGACGTCTTCAAACCGGTGTTAGTGCGACGTTGCTGTTGCAACCtcgtcttcaacaagtccaaTGGCTGGAGCGTGAAGGCAGACACCAAACCAGCGCTTCCCCCGGAAATAAGGTGGATTTTGGTACTAGGCACCTTCACCTCGGGAGGAGCTGCCGGCGCTGGGGGGATCTGCTCATGGTCCATGAATACAAAACGCGTTTATGTGGAGATCCGAGAAGGGGAGCAGAAAAGATTCGTGGGGATATGTGAAAAAGAACCCTCCTTTATCGTTGCTTTCAATCAAAAGGGTACCTCTTCGAATCTGATTATATGCAAGTCGCAGTCTGGAGGGCAGTCATTGTTGGATCGAGACCATTGTAATAGTCACAATACGAAAGGTGACAAAAAGTGACACTTGCTCAAAGGCGAGCATGTGTTTCAATCTTCTTAAATTATGCTATGCTTCGCTATTAGTATTCACAATCCTATTTCTTTGTGATGTTTCACTCTT
It encodes the following:
- the PEX14 gene encoding Pex14p, producing MNEDLINSAVSFLKDPNVASSPLNKKVEFLETKGLNEQEIEEALNRANGTSTSQSNASTPSSSSTLTPSASQPQAPPPVPYDYYGMAPQPPERSWKDYFIMATATAGVTYGLYQVVSRYLIPSIIPPSQSRIDADKETIDEEFMKIDKVLEQMSEEQKEIKEANESKLKEIDVVIDNINDFLSKYNKDKLKFDDDLRLMKLEVDSLKNSVEKNMKLTKDNIQDELGEITEELGSLKNLIKARSEANSTSEHSGPRKVAPVSSIPSASEILKRAKAKSATNANSAATATANTSNTASQPGSGETSSVTSPGQTNAQIKETRPSTPGNIFAAGIPEWQLKHKQAEEEAERKRQEEARGKQEEAKQAEIESESKDESSPSAWQQSALKEGNDDDLVNKSIENVGVPAWQLSAGN